The [Eubacterium] siraeum genome contains a region encoding:
- a CDS encoding ABC transporter permease, whose protein sequence is MSMIQISKRQKGTSKLVDVLIRIGAIVLSLIFIGIVLAIMGYDPFKVFGKIIQTPFKRFKDVMNKTIMLTTLSLGIAIAFRMKFWNIGAEGQFYMGAFGAASMAFMCPDLPPILLLPLMCVAGFICGGLWALIPAVIKARFGASETLVTLMMNYIAIAFISYLQYGPWKDPAALGAAKVPNFSENAVLPDVFGIHAGWIIMLILVIIMTILLRYTKLGYQIDVIGESETTAKYAGMNTVKILVIAVLISGGLCGMAGFMQSSAVEKSITDSMSAGLGFTAVITAWLAKLKPPVIVVASFMFSILLQSGSSLQVMKIPSSITEIMQGVIIFFVLACEFFINYKISLRKHTAVKEAE, encoded by the coding sequence ATGAGCATGATACAGATTTCAAAGCGGCAGAAAGGCACATCAAAGCTCGTTGACGTTCTTATAAGAATAGGCGCTATCGTGCTGTCGCTGATATTTATCGGCATTGTTCTTGCCATAATGGGTTATGATCCTTTCAAGGTTTTCGGCAAAATAATACAGACCCCGTTCAAGCGTTTCAAGGACGTTATGAACAAAACGATAATGCTTACCACTCTTTCGCTCGGTATAGCGATAGCGTTCAGAATGAAGTTCTGGAATATCGGCGCTGAGGGTCAGTTCTATATGGGCGCATTCGGTGCGGCATCAATGGCTTTTATGTGTCCCGATCTGCCGCCGATACTCCTTTTACCGCTTATGTGCGTTGCAGGCTTTATCTGCGGTGGCTTATGGGCGCTTATCCCTGCGGTCATCAAAGCAAGATTCGGTGCGAGCGAAACGCTTGTAACGCTGATGATGAACTATATAGCGATAGCCTTTATAAGCTACCTTCAATACGGTCCGTGGAAAGACCCCGCGGCACTCGGTGCGGCAAAGGTGCCTAACTTCTCGGAAAATGCGGTACTGCCCGATGTATTCGGCATTCACGCAGGCTGGATAATTATGCTGATACTCGTAATTATTATGACGATATTGCTCCGCTACACAAAGCTCGGCTATCAGATAGACGTTATCGGCGAAAGTGAAACCACCGCAAAATATGCCGGTATGAATACGGTTAAAATTCTGGTGATCGCAGTTCTTATCTCCGGCGGTCTTTGCGGAATGGCAGGCTTTATGCAGTCGAGCGCCGTTGAGAAGTCGATAACCGATTCGATGTCGGCAGGTCTTGGCTTTACTGCGGTAATCACCGCCTGGCTTGCAAAGCTGAAGCCGCCCGTTATCGTGGTTGCGTCGTTTATGTTCTCGATACTTCTCCAGAGCGGAAGCTCGCTTCAGGTAATGAAGATACCCTCGTCCATTACGGAAATAATGCAGGGTGTCATAATATTCTTCGTTCTTGCGTGTGAGTTCTTTATAAACTATAAAATATCGCTTCGCAAGCATACCGCAGTAAAGGAGGCTGAATAA
- a CDS encoding DNA methyltransferase: MANKKITKWEPENFELEMTTHWSFPKRGDWATHDAKWRGNWSPYIPRNIILRYSQEGDLVLDQFAGGGTTLVEAKLLNRDIIGIDINDVALERCSEKTAFDYEPAKGKVYINKGDARCLDSIPDDSIDLICTHPPYADIIKYSDGIDGDLSQLKVKDFLEQMKPVAEESYRVLKKGKFCAILMGDTRQKGCMIPMSFDVMKIFQDAGFTLKELIIKEQHNCRATGYWKTNSVKYNFLLIAHEYLFVFRK; this comes from the coding sequence ATGGCAAATAAGAAAATCACCAAATGGGAACCCGAAAATTTCGAACTTGAAATGACCACCCACTGGTCGTTTCCCAAGCGAGGAGACTGGGCTACTCACGATGCAAAATGGCGAGGGAACTGGTCGCCGTACATACCGAGAAATATCATTCTTCGATATTCGCAAGAGGGTGATTTAGTCCTCGACCAGTTTGCCGGAGGCGGCACAACGCTTGTTGAAGCAAAGCTACTTAACCGTGATATTATCGGAATTGATATAAACGATGTTGCGCTTGAACGCTGCAGTGAAAAGACAGCTTTCGACTATGAGCCTGCCAAAGGAAAGGTGTATATTAACAAAGGTGACGCTCGATGCCTTGATAGCATACCCGATGATAGTATAGACCTTATCTGCACTCACCCGCCCTACGCTGATATAATCAAGTATAGTGACGGAATTGATGGTGACTTATCTCAACTCAAGGTCAAAGACTTCCTCGAACAGATGAAGCCTGTTGCTGAAGAAAGTTACCGAGTTTTGAAAAAGGGTAAGTTTTGTGCTATTCTCATGGGCGATACACGTCAAAAGGGTTGCATGATCCCCATGAGCTTTGATGTCATGAAGATTTTTCAAGACGCAGGTTTTACGCTCAAAGAGCTTATCATCAAGGAACAGCATAACTGTAGAGCAACAGGATATTGGAAAACCAACAGCGTAAAGTACAATTTTCTGCTTATTGCACATGAATATTTGTTTGTTTTCAGAAAATGA
- a CDS encoding MATE family efflux transporter, with protein MSKIKLSDHFTAGRLFRFVLPSVAMMVFISIYGVVDGFFVSNFAGKTSFASINLIMPFVMILGGVGFMVGTGGTALVSQKLGEGDEKTAKRYFTMMIMLTVILGAVLTTFGLIFTENVAVFFGATPEMLGDCVLYGRIVISFTTAFMLQNVFQSFFIAAEKPKLGLISTIMAGCTNIILDAVFVGLMGFGVAGAAFATGISECVGGIFPLIYFLRPNSSILRLTKTRLEIRPLLRACANGSSELMSSISSSVVSIIYNFQLMKYIGENGVSTFGVMMYVQFIFIAIFVGYSIGCAPVIGFNYGAQNRYELNNMLKKSLCFAAIAGVTLVALSAVLASPLAKIFVGYDAELYEQTRHAFRIFSLCFLLAGFNIFTSSFFTALGNGAISAAVSFMRTLIFQVSSILILPLIFDVDGIWMANVVAEFFAFLLSLMFLIVKRKKYGYWQKNVALPVEPESAMTNKNAD; from the coding sequence ATGAGCAAGATAAAACTTTCGGATCACTTTACAGCAGGACGGCTTTTCAGGTTTGTACTGCCGTCGGTGGCTATGATGGTGTTTATATCCATATACGGCGTTGTTGACGGCTTTTTTGTATCGAATTTTGCCGGCAAGACCTCTTTCGCATCTATCAATCTTATAATGCCGTTTGTAATGATACTCGGCGGTGTGGGCTTTATGGTCGGCACGGGCGGAACGGCGCTTGTTTCTCAGAAGCTCGGCGAGGGTGACGAAAAGACGGCAAAACGCTATTTCACAATGATGATAATGCTGACGGTGATACTCGGTGCGGTACTCACAACATTCGGCCTTATTTTTACCGAAAACGTTGCGGTGTTCTTCGGTGCAACTCCCGAAATGCTGGGCGACTGTGTGCTTTACGGCAGAATAGTAATATCATTTACAACGGCTTTTATGCTCCAGAACGTATTCCAGAGCTTTTTCATTGCCGCCGAGAAGCCTAAACTCGGACTTATTTCAACTATTATGGCAGGCTGTACGAATATCATACTTGACGCTGTATTTGTAGGTCTTATGGGCTTTGGCGTTGCAGGTGCGGCATTTGCTACGGGCATCAGCGAATGTGTCGGCGGAATATTCCCTCTTATCTACTTTCTCCGTCCGAACTCAAGCATACTGCGTCTTACTAAGACAAGGCTTGAGATAAGACCGCTCCTGCGTGCCTGTGCGAACGGTTCATCGGAGCTTATGTCGAGCATTTCCTCATCGGTCGTAAGTATAATCTACAACTTCCAGCTGATGAAATATATAGGCGAAAACGGCGTTTCGACCTTTGGCGTAATGATGTATGTGCAGTTCATTTTCATAGCGATATTTGTCGGCTATTCTATCGGATGCGCACCCGTGATAGGCTTCAACTACGGAGCGCAGAACCGTTATGAGCTGAACAATATGCTCAAAAAGAGCCTTTGCTTTGCGGCGATAGCGGGAGTTACCCTTGTCGCATTGTCGGCGGTGCTTGCAAGCCCTCTCGCAAAGATATTTGTCGGCTATGACGCAGAGCTTTACGAGCAGACACGTCACGCTTTCAGGATATTCTCGCTGTGCTTTTTACTTGCAGGCTTCAATATATTCACGTCATCGTTCTTCACCGCACTCGGAAACGGCGCTATCTCTGCGGCTGTGTCGTTTATGAGAACACTTATATTCCAGGTTTCAAGCATACTTATACTGCCCCTTATTTTCGATGTTGACGGTATATGGATGGCGAATGTTGTGGCGGAATTTTTCGCTTTCCTGCTGTCGCTGATGTTCCTTATCGTAAAGAGGAAAAAGTACGGATATTGGCAGAAGAATGTTGCTTTGCCGGTTGAACCTGAATCGGCAATGACAAACAAAAACGCAGATTAA
- a CDS encoding BMP family ABC transporter substrate-binding protein, producing the protein MKKKLIAILLAATCALTAGLTGCSGNAATSGTDESKTSDAQSTGDSTAKSNVVAGFVYIGKINDGGYTQAHDAGRLAVEAMGVKTFYVEDVPETVADTKEAIQTLIDEGCNLIYTNSFGFMEGTDQMAKEHPDVKFAHCSGYMREDNMSTYFGKVYQARYLAGIVAGMKTQKNYIGYVAAKGIPEVIRGINAFTLGVQSVNPDAKVEVVFTDTWYDPTVEKQAALELLNKGVDIIAQHQDTTAPQVAAEEKGAYCIGYNFPTSDAAPKAYLTAACFDWKTFYTDDVKKAMDGTWTSRAYWEGLSANMTYLDKLTDLCAEGTQEKVDAAKKAIIDGTLEPFTGPLYDQEGNKKVEDGVKMTDDEIWNMNWFVKGVTGTIPA; encoded by the coding sequence ATGAAAAAGAAACTTATCGCCATTTTACTGGCGGCAACCTGCGCACTTACAGCAGGACTCACAGGCTGCTCCGGCAATGCCGCAACAAGCGGTACGGATGAAAGCAAGACTTCCGACGCACAGAGCACAGGCGACAGCACAGCCAAGAGCAATGTTGTAGCAGGCTTTGTTTACATCGGCAAGATCAACGACGGCGGTTACACACAGGCTCACGATGCAGGCAGACTTGCAGTTGAGGCTATGGGCGTAAAGACCTTCTACGTTGAGGACGTACCCGAAACCGTTGCCGACACTAAGGAAGCTATCCAGACACTTATCGATGAAGGCTGCAACCTTATTTACACAAACTCATTCGGCTTTATGGAAGGTACAGACCAGATGGCAAAGGAGCATCCCGATGTAAAGTTTGCTCACTGCTCAGGCTATATGAGAGAAGACAATATGTCAACCTACTTCGGTAAGGTTTATCAGGCTCGTTACCTTGCAGGTATCGTTGCAGGTATGAAGACACAGAAGAACTACATCGGTTATGTTGCCGCTAAGGGTATCCCCGAGGTTATCCGTGGTATCAACGCATTCACACTCGGTGTACAGTCTGTAAACCCCGACGCTAAGGTAGAAGTAGTATTCACAGATACATGGTATGACCCCACTGTTGAAAAGCAGGCAGCACTTGAGCTTCTCAACAAGGGTGTTGACATAATAGCTCAGCACCAGGATACAACAGCTCCTCAGGTTGCCGCTGAAGAAAAGGGCGCATACTGCATCGGCTACAACTTCCCCACATCAGACGCTGCTCCCAAGGCTTACCTCACAGCCGCTTGCTTCGACTGGAAGACATTCTACACAGACGATGTAAAGAAGGCTATGGACGGTACATGGACAAGCCGTGCATACTGGGAAGGTCTTTCTGCTAACATGACATACCTTGACAAGCTGACAGACCTCTGCGCAGAAGGCACACAGGAAAAGGTCGATGCAGCTAAGAAGGCTATCATTGACGGCACACTCGAACCCTTCACAGGTCCTCTCTACGACCAGGAAGGCAACAAGAAGGTTGAAGACGGTGTTAAGATGACAGATGACGAGATCTGGAACATGAACTGGTTTGTAAAGGGCGTAACAGGTACTATCCCCGCATAA
- a CDS encoding type II restriction endonuclease — MAIRNFNEWLSKFRSSIANYGYYIDFDKVYRNVNDIKVELNILNSLIGSTDIENDFKNIITKYPETLKCIPILLAVRANEIYAIDGDGEFSYNFKKAKYSPEQYAVFMRKTGLFELLEKHIIHTLVDYVTGVETGLDSNGRKNRGGHLMEDLVESYIVKAGFEKNKTYFKEMYIHEITEKWGIDLSAISNSGKMEKRFDFVIKTDKAIYGIETNFYASGGSKLNETARSYKQIAQEVATINGFEFVWFTDGSGWTSARHNLEETFDVMEHIYSIDDLEKGILSELL, encoded by the coding sequence ATGGCAATACGCAACTTCAATGAATGGCTCTCAAAATTCCGAAGTAGCATTGCAAACTATGGATATTACATAGATTTTGACAAGGTGTATCGTAATGTCAACGATATAAAGGTAGAGCTTAACATTCTTAATTCTCTTATTGGTTCAACAGATATAGAGAACGATTTTAAGAATATTATTACCAAGTACCCTGAGACATTGAAGTGTATTCCTATTCTTCTTGCAGTAAGGGCTAACGAGATCTACGCTATTGACGGCGATGGTGAGTTTTCGTATAATTTCAAGAAGGCTAAATACTCTCCGGAACAGTATGCAGTATTTATGCGTAAAACCGGATTGTTTGAACTGCTTGAAAAACACATAATTCATACCCTCGTTGATTATGTTACCGGTGTTGAAACCGGACTGGACTCAAACGGTCGCAAAAATCGTGGCGGTCATCTGATGGAAGATTTGGTCGAGAGCTACATTGTTAAAGCGGGCTTTGAGAAGAACAAGACCTATTTCAAGGAGATGTACATTCACGAGATTACCGAGAAATGGGGTATTGACCTTTCTGCTATTTCAAACAGCGGTAAAATGGAAAAGCGTTTCGATTTTGTTATCAAGACCGATAAAGCTATCTACGGAATTGAAACGAATTTCTATGCGAGTGGCGGCTCAAAGCTGAACGAAACTGCTCGCAGCTATAAGCAGATAGCACAGGAGGTTGCTACCATAAACGGCTTTGAATTTGTATGGTTTACCGATGGCTCTGGTTGGACAAGTGCAAGGCACAATCTTGAGGAAACATTTGATGTTATGGAGCATATCTACTCAATTGATGATTTGGAGAAAGGAATATTGAGTGAATTATTATGA
- a CDS encoding MarR family transcriptional regulator: protein MDNKNNRKKLYEYNNVLKSIDDCYRNIAKRYGFSEAAFWTLYTLRMEPGNITQSDVCTVLYQPKQTVNSALKKLESEGYIMLTPAGAHTKNISLTKSGTKLCEQTVDKVIEAECAALGNMTDEETENMTALMKLYSVLLKNQTAKI from the coding sequence TTGGATAATAAAAACAACAGAAAAAAACTGTATGAATATAACAATGTACTGAAATCAATAGATGATTGCTACAGGAATATAGCAAAGCGCTACGGATTTTCGGAAGCGGCTTTCTGGACGCTGTACACACTGCGTATGGAGCCGGGCAACATAACGCAGAGCGATGTCTGCACCGTGCTGTATCAGCCTAAGCAGACGGTAAACTCCGCACTGAAAAAGCTCGAAAGCGAGGGCTATATAATGCTTACTCCGGCAGGTGCGCACACAAAGAATATCAGCCTTACAAAAAGCGGAACAAAGCTGTGCGAACAGACGGTAGATAAGGTGATAGAGGCGGAATGCGCCGCACTCGGCAATATGACAGATGAAGAAACCGAGAATATGACTGCGCTTATGAAGCTGTACAGCGTACTTCTTAAAAATCAGACGGCAAAAATATAA
- a CDS encoding xanthine phosphoribosyltransferase produces MQLLEERINKDGIVKEGNVLKVDSFLNHQMDIELYNEIGKEFRRLFPDKSINKILTIEASGIGIACVTAQYFGCPVVFAKKAQSVNIDGEVYSTSIESFTHKRTYNVIVSKKFLSPDDNVLIIDDFLANGCALLGLIDIVKGAGASIAGAGIVIEKGFQKGGDLVRSKGIRVESLAIVDSMSVDGGCIFRH; encoded by the coding sequence ATGCAGTTACTGGAAGAACGCATAAACAAGGACGGTATAGTAAAAGAGGGAAACGTACTCAAGGTTGACAGCTTTCTCAATCATCAGATGGATATTGAGCTTTACAACGAGATCGGCAAGGAGTTCCGCAGACTGTTCCCCGACAAGAGCATAAACAAGATACTGACTATAGAAGCGTCGGGCATCGGCATTGCGTGCGTTACGGCGCAGTATTTCGGATGTCCTGTCGTGTTTGCGAAGAAGGCGCAGAGCGTAAACATAGACGGCGAGGTTTATTCGACCTCTATCGAGAGCTTTACGCACAAGCGTACATATAACGTAATAGTCAGCAAGAAGTTCCTGTCGCCCGATGACAACGTGCTTATAATCGACGACTTCCTTGCAAACGGCTGTGCTTTACTCGGCCTTATCGACATAGTAAAGGGCGCAGGCGCAAGTATAGCAGGCGCAGGTATCGTTATAGAAAAGGGCTTCCAGAAGGGCGGAGACCTTGTCCGCTCGAAAGGCATCAGAGTAGAATCGCTCGCAATAGTTGACTCGATGAGCGTTGACGGCGGCTGTATTTTCAGACACTGA
- a CDS encoding FAD-dependent oxidoreductase: protein MKYDVVIVGAGPAGIFTAIEMVRNGSDKKILIIEKGASVEKRSCPKAKTKHCMNCKPYCHITTGFSGAGAFSDGKLSLSCEVGGTLPELIGEELAQETIDYTDKIYLEFGADKHVEGVSDPDKIRDIRKKAINANLKLVDCPIRHLGTEMAHELYFKIEKYLIESGVEVLFGKNCEDIIIEDGVCKGVIISNARDGGEQETIYGDEIVVATGRKGADWLEKTCEAHNVEHTPGTVDIGVRVEVRNEVMEEINAVLYESKLIGYPLPFKNKVRTFCQNPGGFVSQENYDNDLAVVNGHSYKELKSNNTNLAILCSHNFSVPFNQPIEYAKKVGELTNMLGNGHILVQRYGDILDGKRTWPKELNFSNVRPTLPDAVAGDITAAMPYRTMTNIINFIKAVDMVVPGFASRETLLYSPELKFYSNRIKMDEHFNTNVKGLHCLGDSSGWTRGLMMASVMGVLMGRELLK, encoded by the coding sequence TTGAAATACGATGTAGTAATTGTAGGAGCGGGACCTGCGGGCATCTTCACCGCAATTGAAATGGTCAGAAACGGCTCAGACAAAAAAATACTGATAATCGAAAAGGGCGCTTCGGTAGAGAAAAGAAGCTGTCCTAAGGCAAAAACAAAGCACTGTATGAACTGTAAGCCCTACTGCCATATCACAACGGGCTTTTCGGGCGCAGGCGCATTCTCGGACGGCAAGCTGTCGCTGTCGTGCGAGGTCGGCGGAACGCTCCCCGAGCTTATCGGTGAGGAGCTTGCACAGGAAACCATCGACTACACAGACAAGATATATCTTGAATTCGGTGCGGATAAGCACGTTGAGGGCGTAAGCGACCCCGACAAGATAAGAGATATAAGAAAGAAAGCCATAAACGCAAACCTGAAGCTGGTTGACTGTCCTATCCGCCACTTAGGAACGGAAATGGCGCACGAACTTTATTTCAAGATAGAAAAATATCTTATCGAAAGCGGAGTTGAGGTGCTGTTCGGCAAGAACTGCGAGGATATTATAATAGAAGACGGCGTATGTAAGGGTGTTATCATTTCAAATGCCCGTGACGGCGGCGAACAGGAAACCATATACGGCGACGAGATAGTAGTCGCAACAGGCCGTAAGGGTGCAGACTGGCTCGAAAAGACCTGCGAGGCGCATAATGTAGAGCACACACCGGGTACTGTTGACATCGGCGTAAGAGTGGAAGTCAGAAACGAGGTAATGGAGGAGATAAACGCCGTCCTTTACGAGTCAAAGCTCATCGGCTATCCTCTGCCGTTTAAGAACAAGGTGCGTACATTCTGCCAGAACCCCGGCGGATTTGTGAGCCAGGAAAACTACGACAACGATTTAGCCGTTGTAAACGGTCACTCATATAAAGAGCTTAAGAGCAACAACACAAACCTTGCTATACTTTGCTCGCACAATTTCAGCGTACCGTTCAACCAGCCTATCGAATATGCGAAGAAGGTCGGCGAGCTTACCAATATGCTCGGTAACGGTCACATTCTTGTACAGCGTTACGGCGATATTCTTGACGGAAAGCGTACATGGCCCAAGGAGCTTAATTTCTCCAACGTAAGACCTACCCTGCCCGATGCGGTTGCAGGCGACATCACGGCGGCTATGCCTTACCGTACAATGACTAACATTATCAATTTCATAAAGGCTGTGGATATGGTCGTTCCCGGTTTTGCAAGCCGTGAAACGCTTTTATATTCACCCGAACTTAAATTCTACAGCAACCGTATAAAGATGGACGAGCATTTCAACACGAACGTAAAGGGACTGCATTGCTTAGGCGACTCAAGCGGCTGGACAAGAGGACTTATGATGGCGTCTGTAATGGGCGTGCTTATGGGACGTGAATTACTGAAATAA
- a CDS encoding ABC transporter ATP-binding protein, producing the protein MADPYIKLEHITKSFDSVYANKDISVDVYKGEILALLGENGSGKSTLVNMLSGIYTPDSGTISIDGKKMHFGSPGDAIKAGIGMVHQHFKLVDVMTAAENVVMGHIKHFVTSKKRMAHHVNKLNEKYGLNVTPDKKIYNMSVSEKQAVEIMKAFYQGANVLILDEPTAVLTPQEITALFAILRKMKAQGCTIIIITHKMAEVMDISDRVTVLRKGECIGTVKTSETTPQQLTEMMVGKAVTLEIERPQCCDYNAKPMLSVKNLTKKNTDGVNVLDNVNFDVYGGEILGVAGIAGSGQKELCEIIAGLDKMTDGDIEFDGDSIKGLDPRAIIRKGISMSFVPEDRLGMGLVAGMSITNNVILKSYNHNPGPFIDSKFAKKLAEQIVHDFDIYTPSVNYTVKKLSGGNIQKVLLGREIWLSPKVLITAYPVRGLDIGASYNIYHMLNEQKKKGVAVLFIGEDLDVLKSISDRLMVIHDGEIIDIVDPTTVTKEDIGLMMVGDHINKGEEKAV; encoded by the coding sequence ATGGCAGACCCTTATATAAAACTTGAACACATAACCAAATCGTTTGACTCGGTATACGCAAACAAGGATATTTCCGTTGACGTATACAAGGGTGAGATACTTGCCCTGCTCGGCGAAAACGGTTCGGGCAAGAGTACCCTTGTAAATATGCTCAGCGGCATATATACGCCCGACAGCGGTACTATCTCGATCGACGGCAAAAAGATGCACTTCGGTTCTCCCGGTGACGCTATAAAGGCAGGCATCGGTATGGTACACCAGCACTTCAAGCTGGTCGATGTAATGACAGCCGCAGAAAACGTAGTAATGGGTCACATAAAGCATTTTGTCACATCGAAAAAGCGTATGGCTCACCATGTGAACAAGCTGAACGAGAAATACGGTCTTAACGTTACCCCCGACAAGAAGATATACAATATGTCTGTCAGCGAAAAACAGGCTGTAGAGATAATGAAGGCGTTCTACCAAGGCGCAAACGTTCTTATACTTGACGAGCCTACAGCGGTGCTTACCCCGCAGGAGATAACTGCACTGTTTGCTATTCTCAGAAAGATGAAGGCGCAGGGCTGTACGATAATCATTATCACTCATAAGATGGCGGAGGTTATGGATATTTCCGACCGTGTTACCGTTTTGCGTAAGGGCGAATGTATCGGTACGGTAAAAACGAGCGAAACCACTCCCCAACAGCTTACCGAGATGATGGTCGGCAAGGCGGTAACTCTTGAGATCGAGCGTCCGCAGTGCTGTGACTATAACGCAAAGCCGATGCTTTCCGTGAAAAATCTCACGAAGAAAAACACAGACGGCGTAAACGTGCTTGATAACGTGAACTTTGACGTATACGGCGGTGAGATACTCGGTGTTGCAGGCATAGCAGGAAGCGGTCAGAAGGAGCTTTGCGAGATAATCGCAGGTCTTGACAAAATGACTGACGGCGATATTGAGTTTGACGGCGACAGCATAAAGGGACTTGATCCCAGAGCGATAATCCGCAAGGGCATCAGTATGAGCTTTGTTCCCGAGGACAGACTCGGTATGGGTCTTGTAGCAGGAATGAGCATAACGAACAACGTTATCTTAAAGTCCTATAACCATAATCCCGGTCCGTTCATAGACAGCAAGTTTGCAAAGAAGCTCGCAGAGCAGATAGTACACGATTTTGATATTTACACCCCATCTGTAAACTACACGGTAAAGAAGCTGTCCGGCGGTAATATACAGAAGGTGCTTCTCGGCAGAGAAATATGGCTCTCGCCCAAGGTGCTTATAACCGCTTATCCCGTAAGAGGTCTTGATATAGGTGCGTCATACAATATATATCATATGCTGAACGAGCAGAAGAAAAAAGGCGTTGCCGTGCTGTTCATAGGCGAGGATCTTGACGTACTGAAAAGCATTTCCGACAGACTTATGGTAATACACGACGGTGAGATAATCGACATAGTAGACCCCACGACCGTCACTAAGGAAGACATAGGTCTTATGATGGTGGGCGACCATATCAACAAGGGAGAGGAGAAGGCCGTATGA
- a CDS encoding HTH domain-containing protein → MKKPKIYSFKMLAKDTLEKTNMPLTVEEMWEQAKICGFDKRINTSGKTPWRTLGAQLYVEIRDNPDSEFIQVSKRPVKFSLKKQGDQKPEQKEELPASEHNDNFLERDLHPLLTSFVYGDSHFKCYTKTIYHEKSNKDKKGKNKWLHPDIVGVYFPFDDYSESTLNIIKSFNENSIKLFSFEMKITIDMPHLREYFFQAVSNSSWANEGYLVALRYSEDSDFIDEMRRLNNAFGIGFIKLNAEDVAQSEILLPARENKSNDWEMINRLVEENPDFKTFIDWITEDYQVKKVKSQYDDIISPERMQEYVTEHGIT, encoded by the coding sequence ATGAAAAAGCCAAAGATATATAGTTTTAAGATGTTAGCCAAAGACACACTTGAAAAAACAAATATGCCACTAACAGTTGAGGAGATGTGGGAACAAGCCAAGATATGCGGTTTTGATAAGAGAATAAATACATCAGGAAAAACGCCATGGCGAACACTTGGTGCACAGTTGTATGTCGAAATAAGGGATAACCCAGACAGCGAATTTATACAGGTTTCCAAAAGACCTGTTAAGTTCTCGTTAAAAAAACAAGGTGATCAAAAACCTGAACAAAAGGAAGAATTACCTGCATCAGAACATAACGATAACTTTTTAGAGCGAGATCTTCACCCTTTGCTGACTTCTTTTGTTTATGGTGATTCTCATTTCAAATGTTATACCAAAACCATATATCATGAGAAATCAAACAAAGACAAAAAAGGCAAGAACAAATGGTTGCACCCTGATATTGTAGGGGTGTATTTTCCGTTTGATGATTATTCAGAAAGCACTCTTAATATAATCAAATCATTCAACGAGAATTCAATTAAGCTGTTCTCTTTTGAAATGAAAATTACTATTGATATGCCGCATTTAAGAGAGTATTTCTTCCAAGCGGTATCTAATTCCAGTTGGGCAAATGAAGGTTATCTTGTTGCATTAAGGTATTCTGAAGATTCGGATTTTATAGATGAAATGCGCCGATTAAATAATGCTTTTGGAATTGGGTTTATAAAACTTAATGCTGAAGATGTGGCACAAAGCGAGATTCTATTACCCGCAAGAGAAAATAAATCCAATGACTGGGAAATGATAAACCGATTGGTAGAAGAAAACCCAGATTTTAAAACATTTATAGATTGGATCACAGAGGACTATCAGGTGAAAAAGGTCAAGAGCCAATACGATGATATTATTTCACCTGAAAGAATGCAAGAATATGTTACTGAACATGGAATAACATAA